DNA from Vulpes vulpes isolate BD-2025 chromosome 9, VulVul3, whole genome shotgun sequence:
CAGTGAAGGCCTTGGCTGAGCGCAAGGCCCAGGGTGTGCTGGCTGCACAGGTGCGGGCAGAACAACTTCGGGATGAAGCTCGTGGCTTGTTGCAGGCTGCGCAGGACAAGCTGCAACGGCTGCAAGGTGAGGATTGGAGTGGGTGGATGCCAGAGGTGTGGGACTGTGGGAGTAGGACCTTTCAGCTGAGACCTGCCCATCCTAGAGCTGGAAGGCACCTATGAGGAGAACGAGCGGGCACTGGAAGGCAAAGCAGCCCAATTGGATGGGCTGGAGGCCAGGATGCGTAGTGTGCTTCAAGCCATCAACTTGCAGGTCCAGATCTACAACACCTGCCAGTGACTCTTGCAGGATTcctaccccagcccccagcccccagccccgccgcaCCCCTGTTACTGCCTCTGCATGGAAAAGTTCCCACCCTGACTAGGCCTTCAATAAACTGCTGTGAATCCCCACCGCGTTGTCTGGACTCTGATTTGGAGAGGGCGTTGTCTCTGGGCGGAATCTCAGGATACCACCAGCAGGGCCAGGGCGAGGCCAAGCCACCGGAGTCCCGCCTCCTCCGTTCGGGCCCGCCCCGGAGCTGCCCGCCGCCGCGTGCCCACTCCCACCGGAAGTGCGTCACTAGCTAGGCGCTTCGCCACCCGCGGCCTTAACTAGAAGTCGAAACAAAACAAGCGGCCGAGGCGGCGGCAGCGGCGACAGGACGGGGGAGGGGCGCGCCGGAACCGGAACCGACCAGACGCCGGAACCGGAACCGAGAGCGGGTTGCCAGGGCCCTAAGAGGGCTGGCGGCGGCGGCCTCGCTCGGTGAGTGGGACGGGCCGCCACTGGCCTGTCTGGCTGGAGCCGGGAAGGCCGCGACGCGAGCCCCGGGCTGCCTGTTCAAGGTCACGGGCCGTGCCAGCCTCGACTCCTCGAGCCTCGCGGCGTGCCGGGCCCACCGATGCAGGCGGGGCCGTTACTCTACCCCCGGGGTCGGCCTCCTGCCTCCGAGAGGGCTGGCGGCTAACGAAGgcggcttcctggaggaggtggtggcggGCCCGGGGTTTGGAGGCTGGAGCTGAGTCCCAGCCCTGCCGGGGCGCTGGTCTCTAGTCAGTAACCCCGCGCAGCAGGATAGGTCGGAATGGTCTCTAGACAGCCCCTTTCTTGTCTCGGTATCCCCAGGAGAAGTGGGAGGGACGCGACCTTAAGCTGAGGCCTGGTGCAGAGGCGgagggtgcccccccccccccccagctatgGATCTGTCGTCATTAAAGATCCAACCTCCTAGTCCCCCATAGAAGAACGTCCCTCTAACCCTCCACCACACACATACCTTGGGGAACACAAAGTAGTCAATATTTACTACCATCTCGGGCCAGGCTTGAGGCTGCAACGGGTCCTGGATTCATAGTTCATCCCCACTGTTGTCTcaattttgaaaactttattttgGATGGAAAAACAGTCCAGAATCTGATGGGTCTGTGGGAAACTGAATAGAAAGTCTCTAGCCCAGTGCTGATGAGTGAGTGGACCTGGAAAAGAAGGGGATGATGTCGGCTTCATTCTCAAACTGGATGCTCGTCCTGCCTTGGCTCTGGGGCAAGATTGCTACTGAAAGGGTAGTGTGACAGCTACTCTTTTCTCCCCAGCTTTTGCAGGTCCTTTTCTGCTTGGGATAGCAGTTGGAGAGGAAAATGTCTTCTGGGATGTGGGAAGAAAAACCAAACCGTGCATAGGAATAAATTCAGAGGAGGGTGGGAgttggcaggtggcaggtggagcATCTTAACACCAGGACCTTGCCTGGGCAATGATAGCACCTGGGCTGAGCCTGTCTTGAGCCACAGAGCCTGGTCCCTTTGCTGTTTGATCGTCttctcctttctgccttcctcctccacctcctacTTCTTGGGTGGTGACTAAGCAGCCAGTGAGAGTGAGGAAAAGTGAGCACCCTGCTCAGAGTGCCAGCCCTGTGGGCTGGAGCCATGGCTTCTCTCCAGATTGGTTGAGGAGACAGGTTCCAGGCTATGGCTGCCTTGACCTGGCATCTCCTCAGTAAGGCTCCTATCTTTGTGGGTCTGTATGGCAGGCATTTAGGAGTCTCTACCAGAAGTTGTTGCTACTTGTattgttttttccttcagaatAGTCTGAGAGTGTCCAGGGCTACATTAGGTGATGGAGAGATAGTGTTCTATAGGCTTAGTCATATTCTGGGGTTGCTGAGCCCTGGCTGTGACTGTGGAGCAAATTGTTGGGCCTTGGTGGTGATCACTGGTCCCTTTTCATTAGGCTGTCGGTTCCTTGGAGAATTTGGCCCCAAAGAGTTGCCAAGATAGCTGGGCCAGGAAGAAAGCGCCGTAGCCCTGACCCAGACGCCGTTACCGACCCTGGGGCACTCTGGCTGTCAACCAAGCGGCTCAAGATGTCTGGTGGGGCCAGCGCCACAGGCCCAAGGAGGGGTCCCCCAGGATTGGAGGAGGCCACCAGTAAGAAGAAGCAGAAGGATCGAGCAAACCAGGAGAGCAAGGATGGAGATCCTAGGAGAGGTGATTGTGATATTCCCACAGTACTTGTGGTCTCCACCCTGTTGAGCATGCAGACTAGGGGTTGAGAGATGACATTTTTACTGTTCCTTCTGTTTTGGTCTGATACTGAGAGAAGGACTCAGAGCAGGCTTGGTAGAGTCTCAGCTTTAAGTCTATGTACCTGGCTGAGATCCTGAAGATGGTGCTTGGTGGAGTGGTAGGGTCTTGGAGACTACCTCCCATCATCATTTCCCGGTTCTTTGTTGTCAGGGTCGGCATCTTCTCGGGAGGAGCAGGCCAAAGAGGGTGAGTAATAAATAGGCCTTTTGGGTGCTagagtgctgggggtggggaggaaacaCTGGGGCTATAATGCCTTCATCTGGAGCAGTTCTGTTAGGGCTAGGTCTCTGGCACCTGTTTATCTCCATCAGGAGCTTATGAGACCCTCATAGTCTCATTGGTACTCCTACAGAGTTGTTGCTTGATTGGAGGCAGAGTGCAGATGAGGTGATTGTCAAGCTGCGTGTGGGAGCAGGTCCCCTGCGGCTGGAGGAAGTGGATGCTGCTTTCACGGACACAGACTGTGTGGTGCGGCTTCCAGGTATGTCCATCTGCCCTGAGCCCAGTGGTGTATTTGAatcctctgatatttcccaccctaGCTCACTGCCCCTACTCTGTCTCCAGGTGGTCGGCAGTGGGGTGGTGTTTTCTACGCTGAAATAGAAAGTTCTTGCACCAAAGTACAAGCTCGTAAAGGTGGCCTCCTGCAGCTGGCACTGCCCAAGAAGGTGCCTCTGCTCACATGGCCCTCTCTTCTGGTAAGTTCCACAGCAGAGTAGGGTAGGGATAACCAGTGTAGTTGACAGGGCCTGACTGCTGTATCTTTGATAGAAGAAACCTCTAGGGACCCAGGAGGTGGTACCAGGGCTGCGGTGCCAGGAGAATGGGCAGGAGCCATCTCCCATTGCTCTGGAGCCAGGCCCTGAGCCCCGTCGGGCCAAACAGGAGGCCCGGAACCAGAAGCGGGCCCAGGGCCGTGGTGAGGTAGGCGCAGGGGCTGGCCCCGGGGCCCAGGCAGGCCCCAGCGCCAAGAGGGCTGTGCATCTCCGCAGAGGGCCAGAGGGGGAAGGGTCCAGAGATGGGCCTGGACCCCGGGGTGATGCCCCCCCCTTCTTGGCTGagacagccacccaggtgagAGTGGGGTACCTGtgggagctgggagaggggagagtTGGGAGATGGTCAGCAGTGGGGGGCCACCTGCCAGACCTGCAGCTGATCCTGCCCACAATCTTGCCACAAATAGGCTGAAGCTGAGGAACAGCTCCGGGTACCACCATTGAACCCCCAGACCTGCCTCTTGGGCTCAGAGGAGAATCTAGCACTCTTGGCAGGAGAAAAGACTGTGTCTCCCAGGAATGATCCAGTCTCCCCAGCCATGGCCCGGAGCAGAGACCCTGAGAAAGGTGACCGTTCCAAAGAGGAGATGGCAGTGGCAGCAGATGCTGTAACCTTGGTGGATGGTAAAGGTGGGGCTAGGGGTGGGCAGGCAGAGCCCTAGGTTGGGTTGCAAGGTTGGTGGGTGGATAGGGAATAGAACAGCAGTGGGCTGGAACCTGTCCTGGGTGGTGCTGAGCTGTGGTCTCAACGTAGAGCCGGAATCCATGGTGAACCTGGCATTTGTCAAGAATGACTCATATGAGAAGGGGCCAGATTCTGTGGTGGTGCACGTGTACGTGAAAGAAATCCGCAGGGACACCTCTCGAGTGCTTTTCCGCGAGCAGGACTTCACACTTATCTTCCAGACCAGGTGGGTGGGtaggcaggagctggggcagagggTACACTTCAGGCAGGACAGTGTATCTCATGCTCTTTTTCCCTACCCTTCCTACTGCCCTTTCCCTGGTCTGCTTCTGCAGGGATGGAAACTTCCTGAGACTACACCCGGGCTGTGGGCCCCACACCCTCTTCCGTTGGCAGGTGAAGCTCAGGTGGGTGGTTCTCGGCCCCCAAGCACTGTGCCTTGTCCCACCCTGGGCTCAGTCTCCCTGGCCCAGCTAGCCCAACACCTACTTCACCTAAGTCCCTGAGTTCAGCCTTTCCCCACAGGAACCTGATTGAACCTGAGCAGTGCACCTTCTGCTTCACCGCCTCTCGCATTGACATCTGCCTCCGTAAGCGGCAAAGTCAACGCTGGGGGGGCTTGGAGGCCCCAGCTGCACGAGGTCTGCACACGAGCTCCCTTCATTGTCCAGCCTTCATAACCTggacccccaacccctgccacaTGCTGCTAACCACCAGCCCCCTCATTCCCCCTTTTTAAGGTGCAGTGGGTGGTGCAAAGGTTGCCGTGCCGACAGGTCCAACCCCTCTGGATTCGGCACCACCAGGAggcacccctcaccccctcacaGGACAGGAGGAAGCTCGGGCTGTGGAGAAGGAAAAACCCAAGCCTCGGTCTGAGGACACGGGGTTGGATGGTGTAGCTGCCCGTACGCCCATGGAGCATGTAGCCCCAAAGCCAGAGCCACACCTGGCCTCGGTGAGaatcctggggtggggagggccaagGGTAAAGGCTGGAGAGCCTCAGGGCTACTCTTTCATGCCCCTCCTTGCTCCTACAGCCCAAGCCCACATGTATGGTGCCTCCAATGCCCCATAGCCCAGTGAGTGGAGACAgtgtggaggaagaggaggaggaagagaagaaggtgTGTCTGCCAGGCTTCACTGGCCTTGTCAACCTAGGCAACACTTGCTTCATGAACAGTGTTATTCAGTCTTTGTCTAACACTCGGGAGCTCCGTGACTTCTTCCACGGTGAGAGCAGGACCAGGAGCCAagggctgtgggcagaggggaTGCCTTTCCCCGCTCACACTTCTACTTGGCTGCTGTCCCTAGACCGCTCCTTTGAGACTGAGATCAACTACAACAACCCATTGGGGACTGGTGGGCGTCTGGCCATTGGCTTTGCTGTGCTGCTCCGGGCGCTGTGGAAGGGCACTCACCATGCCTTCCAGCCTTCCAAGTTGAAGGTGATCTGTGGCCACTCCCACCCTGGCTAGATAGGGTGGGGAAGGCTAGCCAGCTGGGTATGTGGTGGGTGTTGGGGCTCCGTGCTCACACTTGGCCCCTGTATCCAGGCCATTGTGGCGAGCAAGGCCAGCCAGTTCACAGGCTATGCACAGCATGATGCCCAGGAGTTCATGGCTTTCTTGCTGGATGGGCTGCATGAAGACCTGAATCGCATTCAGAACAAGCCCTACACAGAGACTGTGGACTCGGATGGGCGGCCTGATGAGGTCAGGATTGTGGGCAGAGGTGGGCATATCTCATGCATATCCCAGTCCCTGGGTCTCCTTGATCCTCACCACTCTGCTCCTCAGGTGGTGGCTGAAGAAGCATGGCAGCGGCATAAGATGCGGAATGACTCTTTCATCGTAGACCTATTTCAGGGGCAGTATAAGTCGAAGCTGGTGTGCCCTGTGTGTGCCAAGGTGTGAAGGGCTCCCCTGGAAAGAGGCCCCTAGCTTGGTCTAGATAGCTTGGTTAATTTGTAGTTGGGGGCATGTACATCTCAAGATGTTGTTTGAGCAAAGAGACTGTCAGGGAGGTCTTCAGCTTCTTTGTGGGCTGCGGAGGTCAGGCTAGATAGCTCTCCTAACTGAGATAAAAGGGGTGTTTGGGTTCAAAGCCAGCTTATATGGTGGGGCCGAGGTATGGGTAAGATTGGAAAGACATTTAGGGTACAGGTGAGAGACAAATGGATATGTGGTGAGGCTGAGCAAGGCCTCAATTGCCAGAAAGAGGGAGTATTCTCTCCTGGTAGCCATCCTAGTCTGTACAGTATTCTCAAGCCTGAGAGTTGAGAATACTGAGGCCCTAGAGCCATCCGAGTACCTGGGTTGGGCCCCCTGGGTGTAAGCATCCCGTCCCTCACTCCCTGTGCAGCCACCTGGTGCCACTTGTGTATCCCAGGTCTCCATCACTTTCGACCCATTCCTCTACCTGCCGGTACCCTTGCCACAGAAGCAGAAGGTTCTCCCCGTCTTCTATTTTGCCCGGGAGCCCCACAGCAAGCCTATCAAGgtgagagaagtgggctcctatTTCTGGGCGTCCCAGAGACCCTGGTCCACCTCCCCCATGGACTCTACTTTTGTTACCAGTTTCTGGTGAGCATCAGCAAGGAGAACTCCAGCGCAAGTGAAGTGTTGGACTCCCTCTCTCAGAGTGTCCACGTGAAGCCTGAGAACCTGCGTCTGGCTGAGGTACATCTGTCCTTCCCTAGAGTCTTAggcacacagatatatatatacgTGCTTTCAACACAAACCCATGTGAACACATACGTCTGAATTCATACCTATACACCTATGTACATGTGACTCCACAAAACCCACTGGTGTGTTAGGGGTTTAGGCACGGTTGAAGCCAGGCATTTGTGTTGTGTAACAAAAGTGCCCTCAGTTCTCCAGGTTGCCATCGTCAGGGTTTACTCCCCCTTTGGTGGGGACCCTCAGCTG
Protein-coding regions in this window:
- the USP19 gene encoding ubiquitin carboxyl-terminal hydrolase 19 isoform X30, with the translated sequence MSGGASATGPRRGPPGLEEATSKKKQKDRANQESKDGDPRRGSASSREEQAKEELLLDWRQSADEVIVKLRVGAGPLRLEEVDAAFTDTDCVVRLPGGRQWGGVFYAEIESSCTKVQARKGGLLQLALPKKVPLLTWPSLLAEAEEQLRVPPLNPQTCLLGSEENLALLAGEKTVSPRNDPVSPAMARSRDPEKGDRSKEEMAVAADAVTLVDGKEPESMVNLAFVKNDSYEKGPDSVVVHVYVKEIRRDTSRVLFREQDFTLIFQTRDGNFLRLHPGCGPHTLFRWQVKLRNLIEPEQCTFCFTASRIDICLRKRQSQRWGGLEAPAARGAVGGAKVAVPTGPTPLDSAPPGGTPHPLTGQEEARAVEKEKPKPRSEDTGLDGVAARTPMEHVAPKPEPHLASPKPTCMVPPMPHSPVSGDSVEEEEEEEKKVCLPGFTGLVNLGNTCFMNSVIQSLSNTRELRDFFHDRSFETEINYNNPLGTGGRLAIGFAVLLRALWKGTHHAFQPSKLKAIVASKASQFTGYAQHDAQEFMAFLLDGLHEDLNRIQNKPYTETVDSDGRPDEVVAEEAWQRHKMRNDSFIVDLFQGQYKSKLVCPVCAKVSITFDPFLYLPVPLPQKQKVLPVFYFAREPHSKPIKFLVSISKENSSASEVLDSLSQSVHVKPENLRLAEVIKNRFHRVFLPSHSLDTVSPSDTLLCFELLSPELAKERVVVLEVQQRPQVPSIPISKCAACQRKQQSEDEKLKRCTRCYRVGYCNQLCQKTHWPDHKGLCRPENIGYPFLVSVPASRLTYARLAQLLEGYARYSVSVFQPPFQPGRMALESQGPGCTTLLSTSSLEAGDSERDPIQPPELQLVTPVAEGDTGVPRAWAAPDRGPVPSTSGVSSEVLASGPVEVGSLPAGERVSRPEAAVPGYQHPSEAMNAHTPQFFIYKIDASNREQRLEDKGDTPLELGEDCSLALVWRNNERLQEFVLVASKELECAEDPGSAGEAARAGHFTLDQCLNLFTRPEVLAPEEAWYCPQCKQHREASKQLLLWRLPNVLIVQLKRFSFRSFIWRDKINDLVEFPVRNLDLSKFCIGQKEEQLPSYDLYAVINHYGGMIGGHYTACARLPNDRSSQRSDVGWRLFDDSTVTTVDESQVVTRYAYVLFYRRRNSPVERPPRAGHSEHHPDLGPAAEAAASQGLGPGQAPEVAPTRTAPERFAPSVDRPAPTYSNMEEVD
- the USP19 gene encoding ubiquitin carboxyl-terminal hydrolase 19 isoform X23, translated to MSGGASATGPRRGPPGLEEATSKKKQKDRANQESKDGDPRRGSASSREEQAKEELLLDWRQSADEVIVKLRVGAGPLRLEEVDAAFTDTDCVVRLPGGRQWGGVFYAEIESSCTKVQARKGGLLQLALPKKVPLLTWPSLLKKPLGTQEVVPGLRCQENGQEPSPIALEPGPEPRRAKQEARNQKRAQGRGEVGAGAGPGAQAGPSAKRAVHLRRGPEGEGSRDGPGPRGDAPPFLAETATQAEAEEQLRVPPLNPQTCLLGSEENLALLAGEKTVSPRNDPVSPAMARSRDPEKEPESMVNLAFVKNDSYEKGPDSVVVHVYVKEIRRDTSRVLFREQDFTLIFQTRDGNFLRLHPGCGPHTLFRWQVKLRNLIEPEQCTFCFTASRIDICLRKRQSQRWGGLEAPAARVGGAKVAVPTGPTPLDSAPPGGTPHPLTGQEEARAVEKEKPKPRSEDTGLDGVAARTPMEHVAPKPEPHLASPKPTCMVPPMPHSPVSGDSVEEEEEEEKKVCLPGFTGLVNLGNTCFMNSVIQSLSNTRELRDFFHDRSFETEINYNNPLGTGGRLAIGFAVLLRALWKGTHHAFQPSKLKAIVASKASQFTGYAQHDAQEFMAFLLDGLHEDLNRIQNKPYTETVDSDGRPDEVVAEEAWQRHKMRNDSFIVDLFQGQYKSKLVCPVCAKVSITFDPFLYLPVPLPQKQKVLPVFYFAREPHSKPIKFLVSISKENSSASEVLDSLSQSVHVKPENLRLAEVIKNRFHRVFLPSHSLDTVSPSDTLLCFELLSPELAKERVVVLEVQQRPQVPSIPISKCAACQRKQQSEDEKLKRCTRCYRVGYCNQLCQKTHWPDHKGLCRPENIGYPFLVSVPASRLTYARLAQLLEGYARYSVSVFQPPFQPGRMALESQGPGCTTLLSTSSLEAGDSERDPIQPPELQLVTPVAEGDTGVPRAWAAPDRGPVPSTSGVSSEVLASGPVEVGSLPAGERVSRPEAAVPGYQHPSEAMNAHTPQFFIYKIDASNREQRLEDKGDTPLELGEDCSLALVWRNNERLQEFVLVASKELECAEDPGSAGEAARAGHFTLDQCLNLFTRPEVLAPEEAWYCPQCKQHREASKQLLLWRLPNVLIVQLKRFSFRSFIWRDKINDLVEFPVRNLDLSKFCIGQKEEQLPSYDLYAVINHYGGMIGGHYTACARLPNDRSSQRSDVGWRLFDDSTVTTVDESQVVTRYAYVLFYRRRNSPVERPPRAGHSEHHPDLGPAAEAAASQGLGPGQAPEVAPTRTAPERFAPSVDRPAPTYSNMEEVD
- the USP19 gene encoding ubiquitin carboxyl-terminal hydrolase 19 isoform X15 — translated: MSGGASATGPRRGPPGLEEATSKKKQKDRANQESKDGDPRRGSASSREEQAKEELLLDWRQSADEVIVKLRVGAGPLRLEEVDAAFTDTDCVVRLPGGRQWGGVFYAEIESSCTKVQARKGGLLQLALPKKVPLLTWPSLLKKPLGTQEVVPGLRCQENGQEPSPIALEPGPEPRRAKQEARNQKRAQGRGEVGAGAGPGAQAGPSAKRAVHLRRGPEGEGSRDGPGPRGDAPPFLAETATQAEAEEQLRVPPLNPQTCLLGSEENLALLAGEKTVSPRNDPVSPAMARSRDPEKGDRSKEEMAVAADAVTLVDEPESMVNLAFVKNDSYEKGPDSVVVHVYVKEIRRDTSRVLFREQDFTLIFQTRDGNFLRLHPGCGPHTLFRWQVKLRNLIEPEQCTFCFTASRIDICLRKRQSQRWGGLEAPAARGAVGGAKVAVPTGPTPLDSAPPGGTPHPLTGQEEARAVEKEKPKPRSEDTGLDGVAARTPMEHVAPKPEPHLASPKPTCMVPPMPHSPVSGDSVEEEEEEEKKVCLPGFTGLVNLGNTCFMNSVIQSLSNTRELRDFFHDRSFETEINYNNPLGTGGRLAIGFAVLLRALWKGTHHAFQPSKLKAIVASKASQFTGYAQHDAQEFMAFLLDGLHEDLNRIQNKPYTETVDSDGRPDEVVAEEAWQRHKMRNDSFIVDLFQGQYKSKLVCPVCAKVSITFDPFLYLPVPLPQKQKVLPVFYFAREPHSKPIKFLVSISKENSSASEVLDSLSQSVHVKPENLRLAEVIKNRFHRVFLPSHSLDTVSPSDTLLCFELLSPELAKERVVVLEVQQRPQVPSIPISKCAACQRKQQSEDEKLKRCTRCYRVGYCNQLCQKTHWPDHKGLCRPENIGYPFLVSVPASRLTYARLAQLLEGYARYSVSVFQPPFQPGRMALESQGPGCTTLLSTSSLEAGDSERDPIQPPELQLVTPVAEGDTGVPRAWAAPDRGPVPSTSGVSSEVLASGPVEVGSLPAGERVSRPEAAVPGYQHPSEAMNAHTPQFFIYKIDASNREQRLEDKGDTPLELGEDCSLALVWRNNERLQEFVLVASKELECAEDPGSAGEAARAGHFTLDQCLNLFTRPEVLAPEEAWYCPQCKQHREASKQLLLWRLPNVLIVQLKRFSFRSFIWRDKINDLVEFPVRNLDLSKFCIGQKEEQLPSYDLYAVINHYGGMIGGHYTACARLPNDRSSQRSDVGWRLFDDSTVTTVDESQVVTRYAYVLFYRRRNSPVERPPRAGHSEHHPDLGPAAEAAASQGLGPGQAPEVAPTRTAPERFAPSVDRPAPTYSNMEEVD
- the USP19 gene encoding ubiquitin carboxyl-terminal hydrolase 19 isoform X21 — translated: MSGGASATGPRRGPPGLEEATSKKKQKDRANQESKDGDPRRGSASSREEQAKEELLLDWRQSADEVIVKLRVGAGPLRLEEVDAAFTDTDCVVRLPGGRQWGGVFYAEIESSCTKVQARKGGLLQLALPKKVPLLTWPSLLKKPLGTQEVVPGLRCQENGQEPSPIALEPGPEPRRAKQEARNQKRAQGRGEVGAGAGPGAQAGPSAKRAVHLRRGPEGEGSRDGPGPRGDAPPFLAETATQAEAEEQLRVPPLNPQTCLLGSEENLALLAGEKTVSPRNDPVSPAMARSRDPEKEPESMVNLAFVKNDSYEKGPDSVVVHVYVKEIRRDTSRVLFREQDFTLIFQTRDGNFLRLHPGCGPHTLFRWQVKLRNLIEPEQCTFCFTASRIDICLRKRQSQRWGGLEAPAARGAVGGAKVAVPTGPTPLDSAPPGGTPHPLTGQEEARAVEKEKPKPRSEDTGLDGVAARTPMEHVAPKPEPHLASPKPTCMVPPMPHSPVSGDSVEEEEEEEKKVCLPGFTGLVNLGNTCFMNSVIQSLSNTRELRDFFHDRSFETEINYNNPLGTGGRLAIGFAVLLRALWKGTHHAFQPSKLKAIVASKASQFTGYAQHDAQEFMAFLLDGLHEDLNRIQNKPYTETVDSDGRPDEVVAEEAWQRHKMRNDSFIVDLFQGQYKSKLVCPVCAKVSITFDPFLYLPVPLPQKQKVLPVFYFAREPHSKPIKFLVSISKENSSASEVLDSLSQSVHVKPENLRLAEVIKNRFHRVFLPSHSLDTVSPSDTLLCFELLSPELAKERVVVLEVQQRPQVPSIPISKCAACQRKQQSEDEKLKRCTRCYRVGYCNQLCQKTHWPDHKGLCRPENIGYPFLVSVPASRLTYARLAQLLEGYARYSVSVFQPPFQPGRMALESQGPGCTTLLSTSSLEAGDSERDPIQPPELQLVTPVAEGDTGVPRAWAAPDRGPVPSTSGVSSEVLASGPVEVGSLPAGERVSRPEAAVPGYQHPSEAMNAHTPQFFIYKIDASNREQRLEDKGDTPLELGEDCSLALVWRNNERLQEFVLVASKELECAEDPGSAGEAARAGHFTLDQCLNLFTRPEVLAPEEAWYCPQCKQHREASKQLLLWRLPNVLIVQLKRFSFRSFIWRDKINDLVEFPVRNLDLSKFCIGQKEEQLPSYDLYAVINHYGGMIGGHYTACARLPNDRSSQRSDVGWRLFDDSTVTTVDESQVVTRYAYVLFYRRRNSPVERPPRAGHSEHHPDLGPAAEAAASQGLGPGQAPEVAPTRTAPERFAPSVDRPAPTYSNMEEVD
- the USP19 gene encoding ubiquitin carboxyl-terminal hydrolase 19 isoform X27 produces the protein MSGGASATGPRRGPPGLEEATSKKKQKDRANQESKDGDPRRGSASSREEQAKEELLLDWRQSADEVIVKLRVGAGPLRLEEVDAAFTDTDCVVRLPGGRQWGGVFYAEIESSCTKVQARKGGLLQLALPKKVPLLTWPSLLAEAEEQLRVPPLNPQTCLLGSEENLALLAGEKTVSPRNDPVSPAMARSRDPEKGDRSKEEMAVAADAVTLVDEPESMVNLAFVKNDSYEKGPDSVVVHVYVKEIRRDTSRVLFREQDFTLIFQTRDGNFLRLHPGCGPHTLFRWQVKLRNLIEPEQCTFCFTASRIDICLRKRQSQRWGGLEAPAARVGGAKVAVPTGPTPLDSAPPGGTPHPLTGQEEARAVEKEKPKPRSEDTGLDGVAARTPMEHVAPKPEPHLASPKPTCMVPPMPHSPVSGDSVEEEEEEEKKVCLPGFTGLVNLGNTCFMNSVIQSLSNTRELRDFFHDRSFETEINYNNPLGTGGRLAIGFAVLLRALWKGTHHAFQPSKLKAIVASKASQFTGYAQHDAQEFMAFLLDGLHEDLNRIQNKPYTETVDSDGRPDEVVAEEAWQRHKMRNDSFIVDLFQGQYKSKLVCPVCAKVSITFDPFLYLPVPLPQKQKVLPVFYFAREPHSKPIKFLVSISKENSSASEVLDSLSQSVHVKPENLRLAEVIKNRFHRVFLPSHSLDTVSPSDTLLCFELLSPELAKERVVVLEVQQRPQVPSIPISKCAACQRKQQSEDEKLKRCTRCYRVGYCNQLCQKTHWPDHKGLCRPENIGYPFLVSVPASRLTYARLAQLLEGYARYSVSVFQPPFQPGRMALESQGPGCTTLLSTSSLEAGDSERDPIQPPELQLVTPVAEGDTGVPRAWAAPDRGPVPSTSGVSSEVLASGPVEVGSLPAGERVSRPEAAVPGYQHPSEAMNAHTPQFFIYKIDASNREQRLEDKGDTPLELGEDCSLALVWRNNERLQEFVLVASKELECAEDPGSAGEAARAGHFTLDQCLNLFTRPEVLAPEEAWYCPQCKQHREASKQLLLWRLPNVLIVQLKRFSFRSFIWRDKINDLVEFPVRNLDLSKFCIGQKEEQLPSYDLYAVINHYGGMIGGHYTACARLPNDRSSQRSDVGWRLFDDSTVTTVDESQVVTRYAYVLFYRRRNSPVERPPRAGHSEHHPDLGPAAEAAASQASRIWQELEAEEEPVPEGPVPLGPWGPQDWVGPPPRGPTTPDEGCLRYFVLGTVAALVALVLNVFYPLVSQSRWR
- the USP19 gene encoding ubiquitin carboxyl-terminal hydrolase 19 isoform X28 gives rise to the protein MSGGASATGPRRGPPGLEEATSKKKQKDRANQESKDGDPRRGSASSREEQAKEELLLDWRQSADEVIVKLRVGAGPLRLEEVDAAFTDTDCVVRLPGGRQWGGVFYAEIESSCTKVQARKGGLLQLALPKKVPLLTWPSLLAEAEEQLRVPPLNPQTCLLGSEENLALLAGEKTVSPRNDPVSPAMARSRDPEKEPESMVNLAFVKNDSYEKGPDSVVVHVYVKEIRRDTSRVLFREQDFTLIFQTRDGNFLRLHPGCGPHTLFRWQVKLRNLIEPEQCTFCFTASRIDICLRKRQSQRWGGLEAPAARGAVGGAKVAVPTGPTPLDSAPPGGTPHPLTGQEEARAVEKEKPKPRSEDTGLDGVAARTPMEHVAPKPEPHLASPKPTCMVPPMPHSPVSGDSVEEEEEEEKKVCLPGFTGLVNLGNTCFMNSVIQSLSNTRELRDFFHDRSFETEINYNNPLGTGGRLAIGFAVLLRALWKGTHHAFQPSKLKAIVASKASQFTGYAQHDAQEFMAFLLDGLHEDLNRIQNKPYTETVDSDGRPDEVVAEEAWQRHKMRNDSFIVDLFQGQYKSKLVCPVCAKVSITFDPFLYLPVPLPQKQKVLPVFYFAREPHSKPIKFLVSISKENSSASEVLDSLSQSVHVKPENLRLAEVIKNRFHRVFLPSHSLDTVSPSDTLLCFELLSPELAKERVVVLEVQQRPQVPSIPISKCAACQRKQQSEDEKLKRCTRCYRVGYCNQLCQKTHWPDHKGLCRPENIGYPFLVSVPASRLTYARLAQLLEGYARYSVSVFQPPFQPGRMALESQGPGCTTLLSTSSLEAGDSERDPIQPPELQLVTPVAEGDTGVPRAWAAPDRGPVPSTSGVSSEVLASGPVEVGSLPAGERVSRPEAAVPGYQHPSEAMNAHTPQFFIYKIDASNREQRLEDKGDTPLELGEDCSLALVWRNNERLQEFVLVASKELECAEDPGSAGEAARAGHFTLDQCLNLFTRPEVLAPEEAWYCPQCKQHREASKQLLLWRLPNVLIVQLKRFSFRSFIWRDKINDLVEFPVRNLDLSKFCIGQKEEQLPSYDLYAVINHYGGMIGGHYTACARLPNDRSSQRSDVGWRLFDDSTVTTVDESQVVTRYAYVLFYRRRNSPVERPPRAGHSEHHPDLGPAAEAAASQASRIWQELEAEEEPVPEGPVPLGPWGPQDWVGPPPRGPTTPDEGCLRYFVLGTVAALVALVLNVFYPLVSQSRWR